TCTCCTTCATACTTGTCAATTAAAAAAGCACTTGAGCGAATTTCCAAACCTGCAATTGCCTTTTTTACATAGTCAGTAATTTGAGAGTGCTTCAGCTTACTAATGTCATAGCCTAATTTTTCTTCAAAATCAGATTTTTTAAATACTAATAAATCGGGTCTTTTTCCTATTGTATCCAATTCGTCTTGAAATTCGTTATAGAATTCATCAAACCCAATTTCGCCCGCTACTAAATCATCAGATTTCCCGTAACGAACAGCAACATAGTTTTTTGATGTTTCATTGATTGCTCTGAATATTAAATCTTCCGCCCAATCTCCTTGTTCTTTGTTTGTTATAAAATTTGAAGATGCTTGAGTTGGAGGAGAAGTCCTATCTCTTGGTATTGAAAAATCAACAATTGTATCGGGAATGATTTTTGTTATTTCCCTTAATTCATCAAAGTATGTCATATTGTTTTCTATATTTTATTTACTCACAAATTTCTAATAGACTTTTGTGTTCGTGATTTCGCATAGCTCAATTCTTGTTCGGCTACTTTTAGGGCATTTAGAGCTTCCTGTTCATCTTTCACTATTTCATATAATTTTGTTCCAATCCACAAGGCTTCTAATTCTGAAATGGAACAATTAAAAAGTTCACTAATTTTAATAAGATGTTCTCTTTTTAGTATTTTTTGATTGTTTTCAACCTTGCTTAAAAACCCATCTCCAATTTCAAGTTTAGAGGCTAACTCCCTCTGAAACATCCCTGATTGCTCTCTTAATTCTCTAATTTTCTGTCCAAGTGTCATTGTACCTTTTTTAGACTTGACTTATTTAGGTTAAATGTAAAGATAATTTTCTAAATA
The nucleotide sequence above comes from Chitinophagales bacterium. Encoded proteins:
- a CDS encoding helix-turn-helix transcriptional regulator; the encoded protein is MTLGQKIRELREQSGMFQRELASKLEIGDGFLSKVENNQKILKREHLIKISELFNCSISELEALWIGTKLYEIVKDEQEALNALKVAEQELSYAKSRTQKSIRNL